The following are encoded in a window of Doryrhamphus excisus isolate RoL2022-K1 chromosome 16, RoL_Dexc_1.0, whole genome shotgun sequence genomic DNA:
- the zgc:110699 gene encoding ras-related and estrogen-regulated growth inhibitor, with amino-acid sequence MYCLSQTSQFALYCIVQCHKAPLSPDMGPKEVGSASNWIRRKLYPRTEMVPVKILILGSPSTGKTALCVRFMTKRFIGEYDNKKDMTYRCCRLVDQEAVDLEILDTACKESCASSLEAYIRWADGFLLLYSITHRHSFLEVQRLKRLIDQTKQSLVVPTVLVANKADLESGREVTTEEGQRLANDLRCGFRELSVADAVLAVEAAMFQLIRRVLDQQRPLPDRRSYMLTVRHALTKKLTRSKTMQW; translated from the exons ATGTACTGTCTCAGTCAAACGAGTCAGTTTGCCCTCTACTGTATTGTTCAGTGTCACAAAGCACCACTGTCACCTGACATGGGGCCGAAGGAAGTTGGAAGTGCCAGCAATTGGATAAGAAG GAAGCTTTACCCAAGGACGGAGATGGTTCCCGTTAAAATCCTCATACTGGGCAGTCCAAGCACAGGAAAAACAG CCTTGTGTGTCCGCTTCATGACCAAGCGGTTCATTGGCGAGTATGACAACAAGAAGG ATATGACATACAGATGCTGCCGACTCGTGGACCAGGAAGCTGTGGACTTGGAGATCTTGGATACAGCTTGTAAG GAGAGCTGTGCGTCTTCACTGGAGGCCTACATCCGCTGGGCTGATGGTTTCCTGCTTCTCTACTCCATCACGCACCGCCACAGCTTCCTGGAGGTCCAGCGTCTCAAGAGACTCATTGACCAAACCAAACAGAGTCTGG tCGTCCCCACAGTTCTTGTAGCCAATAAAGCAGACTTGGAAAGTGGCAGGGAGGTGACAACAGAGGAAGGACAGAGACTGGCTAATGATTTAAG gtgtggTTTCAGGGAACTGTCAGTGGCTGATGCTGTGTTAGCTGTGGAAGCAGCCATGTTTCAGCTCATCAG ACGGGTGTTGGACCAGCAACGGCCTCTGCCTGACCGCCGTTCCTACATGCTGACCGTGCGTCACGCTCTAACCAAGAAGCTGACCCGCTCTAAAACCATGCAGTGGTGA